The region GGAGTGAGCGCGGAAGTGGTGGAAATCAACGAGGATGGCCATCGCCGATTGCGGTTCACCGGCACGCCGGATATCCGGACCAACCTGGATGCCTTGGGCGAAATTCCACTGCCCCCCTATATTCGCCGTGATCCCTATTGTGTGGTGGACGAGGACTTGCAGCGATACCAGACCGTCTATGCGCGTGATCCCGGCTCGGTGGCCGCCCCCACTGCCGGGCTGCATTTCACGGAGGCGATTCTGGCCGCGTTGCGCGCACAGGGGGTGGAAACCACCCGCGTGACGCTGCATGTGGGGCCGGGGACCTTTGCGCCGGTCAAGGCCGACGAGGTCGAACAGCACATCATGCACGAGGAACGCTATGAAATCAGCGCGGCCACCGTACAGGCTATCACGGACGCACGCGCGCGGGGCGGACGCGTGATCGCTGTGGGTACCACCTCGTTGCGCACCTTGGAGAGCGCGGCGCAAGCAGATGGAACCATCGTGGCCGGGCCGGGCCGAACCCGCCTTTTTGTGTATCCGCCGTATCCATTCAAGGTGGCGAATGCGCTATTGACCAATTTTCATTTGCCACGCTCTTCGCTGTTGATGCTGGTGAGCGCGTTTGCCGCGCCGGGAAAGATGCAGGGACGGGAGTTGGTGCTGGGCGCGTATGCAGAAGCAGTGCGGCAAGAGTACCGCTTTTTCAGCTACGGAGATGCCATGTTGCTGATATGAATGTCACCCGCCTGGTTGCTCGTAACCGCCGCACAACGGTTCGCCCGTTTGTCTTCGTCAATATGGCCGTTACAGCGGATGGGAAAATCGCCTCTGCGAACCGTGCCGTGTCGAGTTTTGGCAGTGCGCGCGACCAACAGCATTTGTATGAGCTTCGGGCGCAGGCGGACGCCGTGATGTGCGGTGCCCGTACGCTGAATGGTGGCGAGATTTATTTGGGCAACGGACTTGAGAAATTCCGTC is a window of Verrucomicrobiota bacterium DNA encoding:
- the queA gene encoding tRNA preQ1(34) S-adenosylmethionine ribosyltransferase-isomerase QueA, coding for MQTADFDFQLPEALVAQHPAMARDQSRLLVVHRATGQLEHRQFRDLSTFLRTGDLLVLNDSKVIPARLRGENARSGGEFELLLLEEKAVNDWWAMVRPGKRARPGTRIVLRDHARQATGVSAEVVEINEDGHRRLRFTGTPDIRTNLDALGEIPLPPYIRRDPYCVVDEDLQRYQTVYARDPGSVAAPTAGLHFTEAILAALRAQGVETTRVTLHVGPGTFAPVKADEVEQHIMHEERYEISAATVQAITDARARGGRVIAVGTTSLRTLESAAQADGTIVAGPGRTRLFVYPPYPFKVANALLTNFHLPRSSLLMLVSAFAAPGKMQGRELVLGAYAEAVRQEYRFFSYGDAMLLI